One region of Lebetimonas natsushimae genomic DNA includes:
- a CDS encoding aspartate kinase, with translation MLVVQKFGGTSVGDLDRIKNVANIVKKTKERGNDVVVVVSAMAGETNKLIDFANYFSKTPPQREMDLLVSSGERVTSALLSIALQSMGIEAIALTGRQAGIKTTKDHTKARIMDINPAKMQKHLNEGKVVIVAGFQGISEEGDVTTLGRGGSDLTAVAIAGALGADKCEIYTDVDGIYTTDPRIEPKARKINVISYDEMLELASLGAKVMQSRSVELAKKLGVDIEVKSSFKPEIKGTLITKETPDMEKVLVSGIALDKNQARVSIFGVEDRPGISAEIFSKLADKNINVDMIVQNVGKDNKANLTFTVPETELELTKEVLKEYENKAEAIEYDRDIAKVSVVGVGMKSHSGVAATAFNTLAKENINILMISTSEIKISMVIDEKYGELAVRALHKAYNLDK, from the coding sequence ATGTTAGTTGTTCAAAAATTTGGCGGTACAAGTGTAGGTGATTTAGACAGAATTAAAAATGTTGCAAATATAGTAAAAAAAACAAAAGAGAGAGGAAACGATGTTGTTGTTGTCGTTTCTGCTATGGCCGGTGAGACTAATAAACTTATTGATTTTGCTAATTATTTTTCCAAAACTCCGCCCCAAAGAGAAATGGATTTATTAGTCAGTTCAGGTGAGAGGGTAACGAGTGCACTTTTATCAATTGCTCTTCAGTCAATGGGTATAGAAGCAATTGCGCTAACCGGAAGACAGGCGGGAATAAAAACTACTAAAGACCATACAAAAGCCAGAATTATGGATATTAATCCTGCGAAAATGCAAAAACATTTAAATGAAGGAAAAGTAGTAATTGTTGCAGGGTTTCAAGGTATAAGTGAAGAAGGTGATGTGACAACTCTTGGAAGAGGCGGAAGTGATTTGACCGCCGTTGCAATTGCCGGAGCACTCGGCGCTGATAAATGTGAAATTTATACAGATGTTGACGGAATTTATACGACAGACCCGAGAATTGAGCCAAAAGCTAGAAAAATAAATGTAATAAGTTATGATGAAATGCTTGAACTAGCGAGTCTTGGGGCAAAAGTAATGCAGTCTCGTTCAGTGGAACTTGCTAAAAAACTCGGAGTTGATATTGAGGTAAAATCAAGTTTTAAACCGGAAATAAAAGGTACATTAATCACAAAGGAGACACCTGATATGGAAAAAGTTTTAGTTAGTGGAATAGCTTTGGATAAAAACCAGGCAAGAGTCAGTATTTTTGGAGTGGAAGACAGGCCTGGAATCAGTGCGGAAATTTTTAGCAAACTTGCTGATAAAAATATAAATGTTGATATGATAGTTCAAAATGTGGGAAAAGACAATAAAGCAAATCTTACTTTTACAGTACCTGAAACCGAACTAGAACTTACAAAAGAAGTTTTAAAAGAATATGAAAACAAGGCAGAAGCAATAGAATACGACAGAGACATAGCAAAGGTGAGTGTCGTAGGTGTTGGTATGAAATCTCACAGTGGAGTGGCGGCAACAGCATTTAATACTCTGGCCAAAGAAAATATAAATATCTTAATGATTTCTACAAGTGAAATTAAAATATCAATGGTTATTGATGAAAAATACGGGGAACTTGCCGTTAGAGCGTTGCATAAAGCATATAATCTGGATAAATGA
- the trpC gene encoding indole-3-glycerol phosphate synthase TrpC, producing MILQKIINKTQQNLKKEKSIDQLLNIKREFKDVKKALKSTPDNPYRIIAEVKKASPSKGIIREDFNPIEIAKIYNETADAMSILTEPFFFQGSLDYLREISKFAKIPLLRKDFIIDVYQIAEAYNAGADFILLIAKALDTQKLKELFDFAKSINLEVLFEIHDEADLKKALEVGADIIGFNHRDLKTFEMHMDLSEKLIPMLPKDAIVVAESGINSFETVKKLHNNGIDAFLVGEHFMRQKDIKKEVLKLKGVE from the coding sequence ATGATACTTCAAAAAATCATAAACAAAACTCAACAAAATTTAAAAAAAGAAAAAAGCATTGATCAACTGCTGAATATTAAAAGGGAATTTAAAGATGTAAAAAAGGCTTTAAAATCCACACCGGATAATCCATATAGAATTATTGCCGAAGTTAAAAAAGCCTCTCCCAGTAAAGGAATTATAAGAGAGGATTTTAATCCGATAGAAATAGCAAAAATTTATAATGAAACAGCCGATGCCATGAGTATTCTGACTGAGCCTTTCTTTTTTCAGGGGAGTCTGGATTATCTTAGGGAAATAAGCAAATTTGCAAAAATTCCACTTCTTAGAAAAGATTTTATAATCGATGTTTATCAGATTGCCGAGGCTTACAATGCGGGGGCAGATTTTATTTTATTAATAGCAAAAGCGCTTGATACTCAAAAATTAAAAGAACTATTTGATTTTGCGAAAAGTATTAATTTAGAAGTTTTGTTTGAAATTCATGATGAGGCGGATTTAAAAAAGGCTCTTGAAGTGGGGGCGGATATAATCGGATTTAATCACAGGGATTTAAAAACGTTTGAAATGCATATGGATTTGAGTGAAAAATTAATTCCAATGTTGCCAAAAGATGCGATAGTAGTGGCTGAAAGCGGGATTAACAGTTTTGAAACGGTAAAAAAACTTCACAACAACGGTATTGATGCATTTTTGGTAGGTGAACATTTTATGAGGCAAAAAGATATTAAAAAAGAAGTACTGAAATTAAAAGGAGTGGAATAA
- the folP gene encoding dihydropteroate synthase gives MKIYKLNPNIDLKRLMQKMGVDKAGIEIMKQKHSLFIFYIKNITCGAANILKQDALSIGAELAVPIGVPNCKNKIFDALLFCNEKQLRILVKKELSQPFGLKDLAKKLKEFINMPSFPLKIMGVINANDDSFFEGSRFKGVEAVSVIEKMIEEGADIIDIGGVSSRPGSVYPGVEEELNRVKPIIDEIYKNRLYEKAVFSIDTFKAKVLEYALDRGFKIANDITGLESDEYAKVAAKFNASVVIMHKKGTPKDMQKNPFYENVILEVDEFFEERIEKANSFGIKDIILDVGIGFGKRLEDNLALIKHMEHFLHFGYELLIGASRKSMIDMIMKKYNRSTTPAERLPGTLAIHQEAVRNGASIVRCHDVAEHFQALKVFEEIGKFDV, from the coding sequence ATGAAAATATATAAGTTAAATCCTAATATTGATCTAAAAAGATTAATGCAGAAAATGGGTGTTGATAAAGCCGGAATAGAAATAATGAAACAAAAACATTCATTATTTATTTTTTATATTAAAAATATAACTTGCGGAGCTGCTAATATTTTAAAGCAGGATGCTTTAAGTATAGGGGCTGAACTTGCAGTGCCTATCGGAGTGCCTAATTGTAAAAACAAAATTTTTGATGCCCTGCTTTTTTGTAATGAAAAGCAATTGAGAATTCTTGTAAAAAAAGAACTATCTCAGCCTTTTGGGCTTAAAGATTTGGCAAAAAAATTAAAAGAATTTATAAATATGCCCAGTTTTCCTTTAAAAATTATGGGGGTTATTAACGCAAATGACGATTCTTTTTTTGAAGGCAGCAGATTCAAAGGGGTTGAAGCGGTTAGCGTGATTGAAAAAATGATAGAAGAGGGGGCAGATATTATTGACATTGGAGGAGTTTCAAGCAGACCCGGAAGCGTTTATCCGGGAGTTGAAGAAGAATTAAATAGGGTAAAACCGATAATTGATGAAATTTATAAAAACAGACTGTATGAAAAAGCAGTTTTTAGCATAGATACCTTTAAAGCAAAAGTTTTAGAGTATGCACTTGATAGAGGATTTAAAATTGCAAATGATATTACGGGGCTTGAAAGTGATGAGTATGCAAAAGTCGCAGCAAAATTTAATGCAAGTGTTGTAATTATGCATAAAAAAGGAACTCCAAAAGATATGCAAAAAAATCCTTTTTATGAAAATGTAATTTTGGAAGTGGATGAATTTTTTGAAGAAAGAATTGAAAAAGCAAATTCTTTTGGAATAAAAGATATTATTTTGGATGTTGGAATCGGTTTTGGAAAAAGGCTTGAGGATAATCTAGCTTTAATCAAACATATGGAACATTTCTTACATTTTGGTTATGAATTATTAATAGGTGCTAGCAGAAAATCAATGATAGATATGATTATGAAAAAATATAACCGCTCGACAACCCCAGCCGAGCGGCTTCCTGGAACTCTTGCCATTCATCAAGAAGCCGTAAGAAACGGGGCAAGTATTGTAAGATGCCATGATGTAGCCGAGCATTTTCAGGCTTTAAAAGTATTTGAAGAAATTGGGAAATTTGATGTTTAG
- a CDS encoding type II secretion system protein GspD, giving the protein MKKILLLLVILYSNIVFAYDLKKVDFTTFLNYVSYHLNKNIVVADDVPKNFSVFMPENIMSKTEIKKSLIYILRANHLKLKTYGNTYYIYIPNPPVQSDFLIRFNFIPKSVIINYINKFYPGLKFQVFQNRLFIHTTYDNYVYIKHFITSLQSSYKQSKVNFLIVVINNKKAKQLGANLNIKSPFHKRILFDLITDTASVTTSLPSGIDFKSFIRFLNKKNIAQTISKPTINLIDSFNYTLESVHNIPYVTKTVSVDKDGNPVTRTNLQYKDVGLKVYVKNVSITKRSIDFDLDIFIDNLLSMTNNIPLIDTKHFNTHIQLTKNKSHYLIAGLRSVTTIDNKSNVPGLSKIPVFGWLFKTKNKNIEDLSFSFYISTNFFENIRSEFATTEDGRLRPPAGGSK; this is encoded by the coding sequence ATGAAGAAAATTCTACTACTTTTAGTAATTCTGTATTCTAATATTGTTTTTGCTTATGATTTAAAAAAAGTTGATTTTACTACTTTTTTAAATTATGTATCTTATCATTTAAATAAAAATATAGTTGTTGCTGATGATGTTCCTAAAAATTTTAGTGTTTTTATGCCTGAAAATATTATGAGTAAAACTGAAATTAAAAAATCCCTTATTTATATATTAAGGGCTAATCATTTAAAATTAAAAACTTATGGAAATACATATTATATTTATATTCCAAATCCCCCTGTTCAATCAGATTTTTTAATAAGGTTTAATTTTATACCAAAAAGTGTAATAATTAATTATATTAATAAGTTTTATCCAGGCTTAAAATTTCAGGTTTTTCAAAACCGTTTATTCATTCATACTACTTATGATAATTATGTTTATATAAAACATTTTATTACTTCTCTTCAATCTTCTTATAAACAATCAAAAGTTAATTTTCTAATTGTTGTTATTAATAATAAAAAAGCTAAACAGTTAGGTGCTAATCTTAATATAAAATCTCCTTTTCATAAAAGAATTTTATTTGATCTTATTACTGATACTGCTTCTGTAACTACTTCTTTACCAAGTGGTATTGATTTTAAATCATTTATAAGATTTTTAAATAAAAAAAATATTGCTCAGACAATAAGTAAACCGACTATAAATTTAATTGACAGTTTTAATTATACTCTTGAGAGTGTTCATAATATTCCTTATGTTACAAAAACTGTAAGTGTTGATAAAGATGGGAATCCTGTTACTAGGACAAATTTGCAGTATAAAGATGTAGGTTTGAAAGTTTATGTAAAAAATGTTTCTATTACAAAAAGATCTATTGATTTTGATCTTGATATATTTATTGATAATTTATTATCAATGACAAATAATATTCCTCTTATTGATACGAAACATTTTAATACTCATATTCAGTTAACTAAAAATAAGTCACATTATTTAATAGCAGGTTTAAGGTCTGTTACTACAATTGATAATAAATCTAATGTTCCTGGTTTATCAAAAATTCCGGTTTTTGGTTGGTTATTTAAAACTAAAAATAAAAATATTGAAGATTTAAGTTTTTCATTTTATATCAGTACAAATTTTTTTGAAAATATAAGAAGCGAATTTGCGACAACCGAGGACGGACGCTTGCGCCCGCCCGCAGGAGGAAGCAAATGA
- a CDS encoding HesA/MoeB/ThiF family protein — protein MFRRQIELLGDKQKLLEDKKVLIVGAGGLGNSLATFISCIGLKKITIIDFDKIEIHNIHRQIQFYKKDIGESKVKILGDRIKRCNTQIEIVEGKFNSNMDFDVDLIFDATDNFETRKEIDKFAKNSRLPWVYASVDEYYGQVGFFEDADFSIFATKNLSPKGQIPPMVSLIASIEAMLGIKYLIGELKEEILYYVDFKDDLKIKKFKI, from the coding sequence ATGTTTAGAAGACAAATTGAACTTCTTGGAGATAAGCAGAAACTTCTTGAAGATAAAAAAGTTTTAATAGTTGGGGCGGGAGGACTTGGAAATTCCCTGGCAACTTTTATAAGTTGCATTGGACTTAAAAAAATAACAATTATTGATTTTGATAAAATCGAAATACATAATATTCACAGACAAATACAATTTTATAAAAAAGATATAGGAGAGAGTAAGGTTAAAATTTTAGGCGATAGAATTAAAAGATGTAACACTCAAATTGAAATAGTTGAAGGTAAATTTAATTCAAATATGGATTTTGATGTGGATTTGATTTTTGATGCCACCGATAATTTTGAAACAAGGAAAGAAATAGATAAATTTGCTAAAAATAGCAGATTACCCTGGGTTTATGCAAGTGTGGATGAATATTACGGACAGGTGGGATTTTTTGAAGATGCCGATTTTTCTATTTTTGCTACTAAAAATTTATCTCCAAAAGGGCAAATTCCCCCAATGGTAAGTCTTATTGCAAGTATTGAGGCAATGCTCGGTATAAAATATTTAATAGGGGAATTAAAAGAAGAAATTTTATATTATGTTGATTTTAAAGATGATTTAAAAATAAAAAAATTTAAAATTTAA
- the hemW gene encoding radical SAM family heme chaperone HemW yields the protein MKSKNTNKLLYIHIPFCDSKCNYCAFNSYTNINHLKKEYFNAIKKQYLHDTDSNIQFETVFIGGGTPSTMPVNFYENLFTLIEENIKNAKEITIEANPNVTYEWLKEIKNLGINRISFGVQSFNEKKLKFLNRNHSPTQAIKSIENAKKTGFENINLDLIYATALDNKKLLENDLKIAFNLPITHISAYSLTIEEGTKWEGDYSKRKEDEILEIWFIDKIKERFFHYEISNFGKICLHNLGYWEGKEYTGLGAGAVGFKKLKIKNGKWKIFRYYTQNSVYEYLKNPTKYNYEYLSDEDIKKEKIFLGLRSIVGFDEKILNIKEKERTETLINEKKLYKKENKIYSNDFLLADALTKFIIS from the coding sequence ATGAAAAGTAAAAATACAAATAAATTACTCTATATTCACATACCTTTTTGTGATAGCAAATGCAATTACTGTGCATTTAATTCTTATACAAATATTAATCATTTAAAAAAAGAGTATTTTAATGCCATAAAAAAACAATATTTACATGATACAGATTCAAATATACAATTTGAAACAGTGTTTATAGGTGGCGGCACTCCGTCTACCATGCCTGTAAATTTTTATGAAAATTTATTTACATTAATAGAGGAAAATATAAAAAATGCAAAAGAAATCACAATAGAAGCAAATCCGAATGTGACTTATGAATGGTTAAAAGAAATCAAAAATTTAGGAATTAACAGAATCAGTTTTGGAGTCCAAAGCTTTAATGAAAAAAAACTAAAATTCTTAAACAGAAACCACTCCCCTACTCAAGCTATAAAATCAATAGAAAACGCCAAAAAAACGGGGTTTGAAAATATAAATCTGGATTTAATCTATGCAACGGCCCTCGATAATAAAAAACTGCTTGAAAATGATTTAAAAATAGCTTTTAATCTGCCAATTACTCATATAAGTGCTTATTCCCTAACTATTGAAGAAGGAACAAAATGGGAGGGGGATTATTCAAAAAGAAAAGAGGATGAAATACTTGAAATTTGGTTTATTGACAAAATAAAAGAAAGATTTTTCCACTATGAAATATCAAACTTTGGAAAAATTTGTCTTCATAATTTAGGATACTGGGAAGGCAAAGAATATACGGGACTCGGTGCCGGAGCGGTGGGATTTAAAAAATTAAAAATTAAAAATGGAAAATGGAAAATTTTCAGATATTACACTCAAAACAGTGTCTATGAATATTTAAAAAACCCAACAAAATATAATTATGAATATTTAAGTGATGAGGATATAAAAAAAGAAAAAATATTTTTGGGACTTCGCTCCATTGTAGGATTTGACGAAAAAATATTAAATATTAAAGAAAAAGAAAGAACCGAAACCTTAATTAATGAAAAAAAGCTTTATAAAAAAGAAAATAAAATTTATTCTAATGATTTTTTACTTGCAGATGCCCTAACTAAATTTATTATTTCTTAA
- a CDS encoding RNA pyrophosphohydrolase: MKKYRPNVAAVVLSPNYPEKVEILVAKRNDVDAWQFPQGGIDEGESEEEALLRELKEEIGTDEVEIIAKMPEWQKYDFPKIIAKKMYPYDGQKQKYFLVKLKKGAKINLNTENPEFEDYKFVPVDKIFDYVKSFKRPVYKTVLEYFKKNGYL; encoded by the coding sequence TTGAAAAAGTATCGTCCTAATGTAGCTGCTGTTGTGCTTTCTCCAAATTATCCGGAAAAAGTGGAAATATTGGTTGCTAAAAGAAATGATGTGGATGCATGGCAGTTTCCACAAGGCGGAATAGATGAGGGAGAAAGTGAAGAAGAAGCATTGCTTAGGGAATTAAAAGAGGAAATAGGTACAGATGAAGTTGAAATAATTGCAAAAATGCCTGAATGGCAAAAATATGATTTTCCAAAAATTATTGCGAAAAAAATGTATCCGTATGACGGGCAAAAACAGAAATATTTTTTAGTCAAATTAAAAAAAGGTGCAAAAATTAACTTAAACACCGAAAATCCTGAATTTGAAGATTATAAATTTGTACCTGTTGACAAAATATTTGATTATGTGAAATCATTTAAAAGACCTGTTTATAAAACAGTGTTGGAATATTTTAAAAAAAACGGATATTTATAA
- a CDS encoding flagellar basal body L-ring protein FlgH translates to MNVKWIMNNGKLIITLIVLSFFVGCATHPMDPTINMKPPKYVEEMPSKDVNYPKNPGSLFTNGDNLFSDTKAMKVNDIVTVLITETVKQSSQASKKLSESNSDSGGLFDAGISGDVNVNGHSTHIGKTGISLSLPGMNSSRTFNGSGTQQRNELFQTTISARIIKVLKNGNYYIYGTREVYLDGQKQVIALCGVIRPQDISADNTIDSKYIADAKIKYFTEGDIKRNIEKNWFAKIWEAIAPW, encoded by the coding sequence ATGAATGTAAAATGGATAATGAATAATGGAAAATTAATTATAACTTTAATAGTATTAAGTTTTTTTGTAGGGTGTGCAACCCATCCGATGGACCCTACTATTAATATGAAACCCCCAAAATATGTAGAAGAAATGCCTAGCAAAGATGTTAATTATCCTAAAAATCCGGGTTCATTATTTACCAATGGTGACAATCTTTTTTCTGATACAAAAGCTATGAAAGTCAATGATATTGTAACTGTGTTGATTACAGAAACAGTAAAACAATCATCTCAGGCCAGCAAAAAACTTTCAGAATCCAACAGCGATAGCGGCGGACTTTTTGATGCCGGAATCAGCGGAGATGTTAATGTTAATGGTCATTCTACCCATATTGGGAAAACTGGGATTTCATTGAGTCTACCGGGTATGAATTCTTCCAGAACTTTTAACGGAAGCGGAACTCAACAGAGAAACGAACTTTTTCAGACAACAATCAGTGCAAGAATTATTAAAGTATTAAAAAACGGAAATTATTATATTTACGGAACCAGGGAAGTTTATTTAGACGGGCAAAAGCAGGTAATTGCTTTATGCGGTGTAATCAGGCCGCAGGATATCAGTGCCGATAATACCATAGATTCAAAATATATTGCCGATGCGAAAATTAAATATTTCACAGAAGGCGATATAAAAAGAAATATAGAAAAAAATTGGTTTGCTAAAATTTGGGAAGCTATTGCTCCTTGGTAA
- a CDS encoding HobA family DNA replication regulator: MDLNEFTLKYIREKNLKWMEEKRLEWVPLLSEFLSQVIEGRSVFIITDYKRKWLSQYILNKINNFQDFKPSFVPFFDLISLVPQIENAKTTEHFDLIEDMLNITFNENYIFWYIGVETPMLKFARRKENSFFWIMDMDLHKNFFLKSIDENLDLKLIHLVNLLNETLKGVIFGEVEI, encoded by the coding sequence ATGGATTTAAACGAATTTACATTAAAATATATTCGTGAGAAAAATTTAAAATGGATGGAGGAAAAAAGGCTTGAGTGGGTGCCTTTACTCAGTGAATTTTTATCTCAGGTAATTGAGGGGAGAAGTGTTTTTATTATTACAGATTACAAAAGAAAGTGGTTGAGTCAATATATTTTAAATAAAATAAACAATTTTCAGGATTTCAAACCTTCTTTTGTTCCTTTTTTTGATTTAATTTCTTTAGTTCCTCAAATAGAAAATGCCAAAACTACCGAACATTTTGATTTAATTGAAGATATGTTAAACATTACTTTTAATGAAAATTATATTTTCTGGTATATCGGTGTTGAAACACCAATGCTTAAGTTTGCAAGAAGAAAAGAGAATTCATTTTTCTGGATTATGGATATGGATTTGCATAAAAACTTCTTTTTAAAATCAATTGATGAAAATTTGGATTTAAAACTTATACATTTAGTTAATTTATTGAATGAAACATTAAAAGGTGTGATTTTTGGTGAGGTAGAAATTTGA